A genomic window from Arvicola amphibius chromosome 5, mArvAmp1.2, whole genome shotgun sequence includes:
- the LOC119815075 gene encoding LOW QUALITY PROTEIN: mRNA cap guanine-N7 methyltransferase-like (The sequence of the model RefSeq protein was modified relative to this genomic sequence to represent the inferred CDS: deleted 1 base in 1 codon; substituted 1 base at 1 genomic stop codon), producing the protein MESSAKTEKYEKMSFDQAKVSIDSETESLPSVNESIAASGPSLSEKTPTCQPKVREEFEGDLVENSSCVEDSPSKKRKLDAENEEKCSGDDGGVSKKRKLEGDDVSEDEPSSGGTTQRKRKLQSEDIAEKRKKLEEGHSSAVAAHYNELQEVGLEKRCQSRIFYLRNFNNWIKSILIGEFLEKVRQRKNRDITVLDLGCGKGGDLLKWRKGRISRLVCADIADVSMKQCQQRYEDMKGRRDNEYTFKAEFITADCSKELLVEKFHDPEMRFDICICQFACHYSFESLEQADMMLRNACGRLNPGGYFIGTTPNSFELIRRLEASETESFGNEIYTVKFQKKGSYPLFGCKYDFNLEGVVDVPEFLVYFPLLTEMAKKYNMKLIYXKKTFREFYEEKIKNNENKVLLKRMQALEPYPANDNSKLVSEKVGDYAHAAEYMKNSHVRLPLGTLSKSEWEATSIYLVFAFEKQQ; encoded by the exons ATGGAAAGCtctgcaaaaacagaaaaatatgaaaagatgtcTTTTGATCAGGCAAAAGTGTCCATAGATTCTGAAACAGAATCTCTTCCAAGTGTTAATGAATCCATTGCTGCATCTGGGCCAAGCCTTTCTGAGAAGACTCCTACGTGCCAGCCAAAAGTCAGGGAAGAGTTTGAAGGTGATCTCGTGGAGAATTCGAGTTGTGTGGAGGACTCCCcatccaagaaaagaaaactcgatgctgaaaatgaggaaaaatgctCTGGTGATGATGGAGGtgtttcaaagaaaaggaaactggaagGGGATGATGTTTCTGAAGACGAGCCTTCCTCTGGAGGGACcacccagagaaagagaaaactacaGTCCGAGGATATTGCAGAAAAGCGGAAAAAGCTGGAGGAAGGACACAGCTCTGCCGTTGCTGCCCACTATAACGAGCTTCAGGAAGTGGGTTTGGAGAAGCGCTGTCAGAGTCGCATTTTTTACCTAAGAAACTTTAATAATTGGATTAAAAGTATCCTTATTGGGGAATTTTTAGAAAAGGTACGACAAAGGAAAAATCGTGACATCACTGTTTTGGACCTAGGATGTGGAAAAGGTGGAGATTTGCTcaagtggaggaaggggagaattAGCAGGCTGGTGTGTGCTGATATTGCTGATGTTTCTATGAAACAGTGTCAACAGCGTTATGAAGACATGAAAGGTCGTCGTGATAATGAATATACTTTTAAGGCTGAATTTATAACTGCTGACTGCTCAAAGGAACTTTTGGTTGAAAAATTCCATGATCCAGAAATGCGCTTTGACATCTGCATTTGTCAGTTTGCTTGCCATTACTCCTTTGAGTCCTTGGAGCAAGCTGATATGATGCTTAGAAATGCTTGTGGAAGGCTTAATCCTGGAGGCTATTTTATTGGTACCACCCCCAATAGCTTCGAACTGATAAGACGCCTCGAAGCTTCAGAAACAGAATCATTTGGAAATGAAATATACACTGTGAAATtccagaagaaaggaagttatCCTTTATTTGGCTGCAAATATGACTTCAACTTGGAAGGTGTTGTGGATGTCCCTGAATTCTTGGTCTATTTTCCGTTGCTAACTGAAATGGCAAAGAAGTACAATATGAAgctaatatattaa aaaaaaacatttcggGAGTTCTATGAAGAAAAGATtaagaacaatgaaaacaaagtgCTTTTAAAACGAATGCAGGCCCTGGAGCCATACCCTGCAAACGATAACTCTAAACTAGTCTCTGAAAAAGTCGGTGACTATGCACATGCTGCCGAGTACATGAAGAACAGTCACGTAAGGTTACCTCTGGGAACCTTAAGTAAGTCAGAATGGGAAGCCACAAGTATCTACTTGGTCTTTGCCTTTGAGAAGCAGCAGTGA